The proteins below come from a single Miscanthus floridulus cultivar M001 chromosome 1, ASM1932011v1, whole genome shotgun sequence genomic window:
- the LOC136546524 gene encoding uncharacterized protein, protein MLFAPSRLPLPRLPLRRLRLAPGSPMASTLAILRPSAPAPLAGGRARAAAPATARVALSSRSRYSSARVSLGSEVAVGADALFADYKPTTAFLFPGQGAQTVGMGAEAQSVPAATKLFNQANEILGYDLLDLCTNGPKEKLDSTVISQPAIYVTSLAAVEVLRARDGGQDVINSVDVTCGLSLGEYTALAFAGAFSFEDGLKLVKLRGEAMQDASDAANSAMVSVIGLDSEKVQELCDAANEEVDENERVQIANFLCPGNYAVSGGVKGIEVVEAKAKSFKARMTVRLAVAGAFHTSFMQPAVSRLESALAATEIRTPRIPVISNVDAQPHSDPDTIKQILAQQVTSPVQWETTVKTLMGKGLEKSYELGPGKVIAGILKRINKGASIENIGA, encoded by the exons ATGCTCTTCGCCCCCTCGCGCCTACCGCTGCCGCGCCTCCCGCTTCGCCGCCTCCGCCTAGCTCCGGGCTCCCCAATGGCCTCCACGCTCGCCATCCTCAGGCCCTCCGCGCCGGCCCCGCTCGCGGGCGGCCGGGCCCGGGCTGCCGCGCCGGCGACCGCGAGGGTGGCGCTGTCGTCCAGATCTAGGTATTCGTCGGCCAGGGTGTCCCTCGGCTCCGAGGTTGCAGTTGGCGCCGACGCGCTCTTCGCCGACTATAAGCCCACCACCGCTTTCCTCTTCCCCGGCCAG GGTGCCCAAACCGTTGGAATGGGGGCAGAAGCTCAGAGTGTTCCAGCAGCTACCAAATTGTTCAACCAGGCAAATGAAATCCTTGG ATATGATTTGCTGGATCTTTGCACCAATGGGCCAAAAGAAAAGCTTGACTCAACAGTGATCAGTCAG CCGGCTATATATGTTACCAGCCTTGCAGCAGTAGAGGTACTACGTGCACGCGATGGAGGCCAAGATGTGATTAACTCTGTAGATGTTACATGTGGTCTCAGTTTGGGAGAATATACTGCTCTTGCATTTGCTGGTGCTTTTAG CTTTGAGGACGGACTGAAGCTTGTCAAGCTAAGAGGAGAAGCTATGCAG GATGCTTCAGATGCTGCCAATAGTGCGATGGTTAGTGTGATTGGTCTGGATTCAGAAAAGGTGCAAGAACTATGTGATGCTGCTAATGAGGAAGTAGATGAAAATGAACGAGTTCAGATAGCAAACTTTCTGTGccct GGGAATTATGCAGTTTCTGGTGGTGTAAAAGGTATTGAAGTAGTTGAAGCCAAAGCAAAGTCCTTCAAGGCCAGAATGACG GTTCGCCTAGCTGTTGCTGGTGCTTTCCATACTAGCTTCATGCAACCAGCTGTTTCAAGGTTGGAATCTGCGTTGGCTGCCACTGAGATTAGAACACCTAGAATCCCGGTCATCTCCAATGTTGATGCGCAGCCCCACTCAGATCCTGACACCATCAAGCAGATTTTAGCGCAGCAG GTAACCTCTCCAGTGCAATGGGAAACGACTGTTAAGACTCTTATGGGCAAGGGGCTTGAGAAAAGTTATGAACTCGGACCAGGAAAG GTTATAGCAGGTATTCTCAAGAGAATCAACAAAGGCGCTAGCATTGAGAACATCGGGGCTTGA
- the LOC136546593 gene encoding small ribosomal subunit protein eS7-like yields the protein MYTARKKIQKEKGLEPSEFEDSVAQAFFDLENGNQELKSDLKDLYINNAIQMDVAGNRKAVVIHVPYRLRKAFRKIHVRLVRELEKKFSGKDVVIVATRRIVRPPKKGSAVQRPRTRTLTAVHDGIMEDVVYPAEIVGKRVRYRLDGAKIIKIFLDPNERNNTEYKLETYTAVYRRLCGKDVVFEYPMTENA from the exons ATGTACACCGCgaggaagaagatccagaaggagAAGGGCCTTGAGCCCTCCGAGTTCGAGGACTCCGTCGCCCAG GCTTTCTTCGACCTGGAGAACGGCAACCAGGAGCTCAAGAGTGACCTTAAGGACCTGTACATCAACAATGCTAT CCAGATGGATGTTGCCGGGAACAGGAAGGCTGTTGTGATCCACGTCCCgtaccgcctgcgcaaggccttcAGGAAGATCCACGTCAGGCTCGTCAGGGAGCTTGAGAAGAAATTCAGCGGCAAG GATGTGGTAATTGTTGCCACAAGGAGGATCGTGAGGCCACCCAAGAAGGGTTCAGCTGTTCAGCGCCCTCGCACCAGGACTCTGACTGCTGTTCATGATGGCATCATGGAGGATGTTGTCTACCCAGCTGAGATTGTGGGGAAGCGTGTCAGATACCGTCTGGATGGTGCCAAGATCATCAAG ATCTTCTTGGACCCAAACGAGAGGAACAACACCGAATACAAGCTGGAGACCTACACTGCAGTCTACCGCAGGCTGTGTGGGAAAGACGTGGTCTTTGAGTACCCTATGACCGAAAATGCATAA
- the LOC136546621 gene encoding uncharacterized protein At5g01610-like has product MDEIMNKVGAYWLGQRTNKEISSAGDDLESLSTSVGDGAKWLVNKLKGKMQKPLAELLKEHGLPVGLFQREATNYEFAPETRRLTVYIPSPCEVGYRDGSELRFDATVSGTLGDGRLTEVEGIKTKVLVWARVTAVKADAAKVHFTAGIKRSRSRDAYEVVRGGITVDEF; this is encoded by the exons ATGGACGAGATCATGAACAAGGTGGGCGCTTACTGGCTGGGGCAGAGGACCAACAAGGAGATCTCCTCGGCCGGCGACGACCTCGAA TCGCTGTCGACCAGCGTCGGGGATGGGGCGAAATGGCTGGTGAACAAGCTGAAAGGCAAGATGCAGAAGCCGCTGGCGGAGCTGCTCAAGGAGCACGGCCTCCCCGTGGGTCTGTTCCAGCGCGAGGCGACCAACTACGAGTTCGCGCCGGAGACGCGGCGCCTGACGGTGTACATCCCGTCCCCCTGCGAGGTCGGCTACCGCGACGGCTCCGAGCTGCGGTTCGACGCCACGGTGTCGGGCACGCTGGGCGACGGCCGCCTCACGGAGGTGGAGGGGATCAAGACCAAGGTGCTCGTCTGGGCCAGGGTCACCGCCGTCAAGGCCGACGCCGCCAAGGTCCACTTCACCGCGGGGATCAAGAGGTCACGCAGCCGGGACGCCTACGAGGTCGTCAGGGGCGGCATCACCGTCGACGAGTTCTAG